Proteins from a single region of Thunnus maccoyii chromosome 23, fThuMac1.1, whole genome shotgun sequence:
- the LOC121890762 gene encoding histone H2B 1/2: protein MPEPAKSAPKKGSKKAVTKTAGKGGKKKRKTRKESYAIYVYKVLKQVHPDTGISSKAMGIMNSFVGDIFERIAGEASRLAHYNKRSTITSREIQTAVRLLLPGELAKHAVSEGTKAVTKYTSSK from the coding sequence ATGCCTGAACCAGCGAAGTCAGCGCCCAAGAAGGGCTCCAAGAAAGCCGTGACTAAGACCGCCGGCAAGGGAggcaagaagaagagaaagaccaGGAAGGAGAGCTACGCCATCTACGTGTACAAGGTGCTGAAGCAGGTCCACCCCGACACCGGCATCTCCTCCAAGGCCATGGGCATCATGAACTCCTTCGTGGGGGACATCTTTGAGCGCATCGCCGGTGAGGCTTCCCGCCTTGCTCACTACAACAAGCGCTCCACCATCACCTCCAGGGAGATCCAGACCGCCGTCCGCCTGCTGCTGCCCGGTGAGCTGGCCAAACACGCCGTGTCTGAAGGCACCAAGGCCGTCACCAAGTACACCAGCTCCAAGTAA